Proteins from a genomic interval of Polaribacter sp. Q13:
- a CDS encoding porin family protein, translated as MKKVLLVAVLTFLGFANMNAQDIEFGAKAGLNFASVNGDNTKDLGTVTSFNFGLMAEIPFTEKFSFQPEVLFSGQGYSTGPGTDDVIALNYLNIPLMGKYYITKGLSFEAGPQVGFLLSANNNENDLDVKSSFNTLDFGVNLGLGYKLDNGLNFSARYNVGLSNINDVDGFSNKNRNGVFQVSVGYFFF; from the coding sequence ATGAAAAAAGTATTACTAGTAGCTGTATTAACCTTTTTAGGTTTTGCAAACATGAATGCACAAGACATTGAATTTGGTGCTAAAGCAGGATTAAATTTTGCTTCCGTTAATGGAGATAACACCAAAGATTTAGGCACTGTCACCTCTTTTAATTTTGGTTTGATGGCAGAAATACCTTTTACAGAAAAATTTTCCTTTCAACCTGAAGTATTATTTTCTGGCCAAGGTTATAGTACAGGTCCAGGTACGGATGATGTAATTGCTTTAAATTATTTAAACATCCCATTAATGGGGAAATATTATATTACAAAAGGATTAAGTTTTGAAGCGGGACCACAAGTAGGATTCTTACTTTCAGCCAATAATAATGAAAATGATTTAGATGTTAAAAGTTCATTTAATACCTTAGATTTTGGTGTTAATTTAGGATTAGGATATAAACTAGATAACGGACTTAATTTTAGTGCGCGTTATAATGTTGGTCTCTCTAACATTAATGATGTAGATGGTTTTTCAAATAAAAACAGAAACGGTGTGTTTCAAGTTTCTGTTGGCTACTTCTTTTTTTAA
- a CDS encoding DNA gyrase/topoisomerase IV subunit A yields MSEEINENEHEEELTTPENGSESLENQSESVETITKVTGMYKEWFLDYASYVILERAVPSLEDGLKPVQRRIMHSMKDLDDGRYNKVANIVGHTMQYHPHGDASIADAMVQIGQKELLIDMQGNWGNILTGDRAAASRYIEARLSKFALDVVFNPKTTEWKMSYDGRRREPIDLPVKFPLLLAQGAEGIAVGLSTKILPHNFIELIDASIKYLKGRSFKIVPDFLTGGIADFSHYNDGKRGGKVRVRAKIHQLDKKTLVITEIPFSTTTTTLIDSILKANDKGKIKIKKIEDNTAAEVEILVHLPPNVSPDKSIDALYAFTNCESSISPLACTIEDNKPVFVGVSEMLKHSTDLTVDLLKKELEIQLNELEEQWHFSSLERIFIENRIYRDIEEEETWDGVIEAIDKGLKPYIKHLKRAITVDDITRLTEIRIKKISKFDIDKAKQFIEGLEEKIAVVKDHLANLIEFAITYFKRLKDTYGKGKERKTEIRIFDDIVASKVAMNNAKLYVNRAEGFIGTSLKRDEFVTDCSDIDDVIIFRKDGVMMVSKIDSKTFVGKDIIYVAIFKKKDKRTVYNFMYRDGARGPSYMKRFNVMSVTRDKEYDLTNGNKGSIVYYFTANLNGEAEVVTINLRSVGSVKKLKWDIDFADLAVKGRAVRGNLITKHSIKSVDFKSEGVSTLKPRKIWFDDTVQRLNVDERGELLGEFRAEDKLLIITQSGKAKAVKPNLTMHFEDDMIVLEKWKPNKPISAIYYDGEKERYYVKRFLIETTEKEEEFISDHVKSQLEIVATDYRPVAEVIYSKRSLENEEVNFEEFIAVKGIKAQGNQLSIDKIKQVNLLEALPFEEPIEETPEEIEVVDEEVVENELPIDIPIPETKKPILEELSAEEKAKIALQKSIARKKAEQKKIDDENQTKLF; encoded by the coding sequence ATGAGTGAAGAAATTAACGAGAACGAACACGAAGAAGAATTAACTACTCCAGAAAATGGATCTGAATCTTTAGAGAATCAGTCTGAATCTGTAGAAACCATTACCAAAGTTACAGGAATGTACAAGGAGTGGTTTTTAGATTATGCTAGTTATGTAATTTTAGAAAGAGCGGTTCCGTCGTTAGAAGACGGATTGAAACCGGTGCAGCGTAGAATTATGCATTCTATGAAAGATTTAGACGATGGACGTTACAATAAAGTAGCTAATATTGTTGGGCATACCATGCAATATCACCCGCATGGTGATGCTTCTATTGCAGATGCTATGGTGCAAATTGGTCAGAAAGAATTGCTGATTGATATGCAAGGAAACTGGGGGAATATTTTAACAGGAGACCGTGCGGCGGCTTCTCGTTATATTGAGGCACGTTTGTCTAAATTTGCTTTAGACGTTGTTTTTAATCCGAAAACGACAGAGTGGAAAATGTCTTATGACGGACGTAGAAGAGAGCCAATAGATTTACCTGTAAAGTTTCCGTTATTGTTAGCGCAAGGAGCAGAGGGAATTGCGGTTGGTTTGTCTACAAAAATATTACCTCATAATTTTATTGAATTAATAGATGCTTCTATAAAGTATTTAAAAGGGAGAAGTTTTAAAATTGTTCCAGACTTTTTAACTGGAGGAATTGCAGACTTTTCACACTATAATGATGGAAAGCGTGGAGGAAAAGTACGTGTTCGTGCTAAAATTCATCAACTAGATAAAAAAACGTTGGTTATTACAGAAATTCCGTTTTCTACAACCACCACTACTTTAATTGATAGTATTTTAAAAGCCAATGATAAAGGTAAAATTAAGATAAAGAAGATTGAAGATAATACCGCAGCAGAAGTAGAAATTTTGGTGCATTTACCACCAAATGTATCCCCAGATAAATCTATTGATGCGTTATATGCTTTTACTAATTGTGAGAGTTCAATATCACCTTTGGCGTGTACTATTGAAGATAATAAACCCGTTTTTGTTGGGGTTTCTGAAATGCTAAAACATTCTACCGATTTAACGGTAGATTTATTAAAGAAAGAATTAGAAATTCAGTTAAACGAATTAGAAGAGCAGTGGCATTTTTCTTCTTTAGAGCGTATTTTTATTGAGAACAGAATTTACCGAGATATTGAAGAGGAAGAAACTTGGGATGGTGTAATTGAAGCTATTGACAAGGGATTAAAACCGTATATAAAACATTTAAAACGGGCAATTACTGTAGATGATATTACGCGTTTAACAGAGATTAGAATTAAGAAAATATCAAAATTTGATATTGACAAGGCAAAACAATTTATAGAAGGTTTAGAGGAAAAAATAGCTGTAGTTAAAGATCATTTAGCAAACCTTATAGAATTTGCAATTACTTATTTTAAGCGTTTAAAAGACACTTACGGAAAAGGAAAAGAGCGTAAAACAGAAATTAGAATTTTTGATGATATTGTAGCCTCGAAAGTAGCTATGAATAATGCCAAATTATATGTAAATAGAGCAGAAGGTTTTATTGGTACTTCTTTAAAAAGAGACGAATTTGTAACCGATTGTTCTGATATAGATGATGTTATTATTTTTAGAAAAGATGGAGTAATGATGGTTTCTAAAATAGATTCTAAAACCTTTGTAGGTAAAGATATTATATATGTTGCTATCTTTAAAAAGAAGGATAAAAGAACGGTATATAATTTTATGTATAGAGATGGTGCAAGAGGTCCGTCTTACATGAAACGTTTTAATGTGATGTCTGTTACTAGAGACAAAGAATATGATTTAACAAACGGAAATAAAGGTTCTATTGTTTATTATTTTACGGCCAATTTAAATGGAGAAGCGGAAGTGGTAACCATTAATTTACGTTCCGTTGGGAGTGTAAAAAAATTGAAATGGGATATAGATTTTGCAGATTTAGCTGTAAAAGGAAGAGCTGTAAGAGGAAATTTAATTACTAAACATTCTATTAAATCTGTAGATTTTAAATCTGAAGGGGTTTCTACTTTAAAACCTCGTAAAATTTGGTTTGATGATACTGTGCAACGTTTAAATGTTGATGAAAGAGGAGAATTGTTAGGTGAATTTAGAGCAGAAGATAAATTATTGATTATTACACAAAGTGGAAAAGCTAAAGCGGTAAAACCTAATTTAACGATGCATTTTGAAGATGATATGATTGTTTTAGAAAAATGGAAACCAAACAAGCCAATTTCTGCCATTTATTATGATGGTGAAAAAGAACGTTATTATGTAAAACGTTTTTTAATAGAAACAACAGAAAAAGAAGAAGAGTTTATTTCTGATCACGTAAAAAGTCAGTTAGAAATTGTAGCAACAGATTATAGACCTGTGGCCGAGGTGATTTATTCTAAAAGGAGTTTAGAAAATGAAGAAGTTAATTTTGAGGAATTTATTGCCGTAAAAGGAATTAAAGCTCAAGGAAATCAATTATCCATAGATAAAATAAAACAAGTTAATTTATTGGAGGCTTTGCCTTTTGAAGAACCTATAGAAGAAACGCCCGAAGAAATAGAGGTGGTTGATGAAGAAGTTGTAGAAAACGAATTGCCAATTGATATACCTATACCGGAAACTAAAAAACCTATTTTAGAAGAACTTTCTGCAGAGGAAAAAGCAAAAATAGCTTTACAGAAATCGATAGCAAGAAAAAAGGCAGAACAGAAGAAAATAGATGATGAAAACCAGACGAAGTTGTTTTAA
- a CDS encoding ORF6N domain-containing protein, whose translation MRNQKVMLDRDLADLYQVETKRLKEAVRRNINRFPDDFMFEMTKKELENWRTQIATSNSDKMGLRYAPMVFTEQGVAMLSSVLKSDRAITVNIKIIRIFTKMRNLLSDHLSLRLEIEDIKKKMNNHDKNIELVFSYLDELVDKKEDEKERTKIGFKKEDN comes from the coding sequence ATTCGTAATCAAAAGGTAATGTTAGATAGAGATTTAGCGGATTTATATCAAGTGGAAACGAAAAGATTAAAAGAAGCGGTAAGACGAAATATAAATCGTTTTCCTGATGATTTTATGTTTGAAATGACTAAAAAAGAGCTTGAAAATTGGAGGACGCAAATTGCGACCTCCAATTCTGATAAGATGGGTTTGCGTTATGCTCCAATGGTTTTCACAGAACAAGGAGTTGCCATGTTATCTAGTGTTTTAAAAAGCGATAGAGCAATTACTGTAAATATTAAAATTATTAGAATATTTACTAAAATGCGTAATTTATTAAGTGATCATTTAAGTCTACGATTGGAAATTGAAGACATTAAAAAGAAAATGAATAATCACGATAAAAATATAGAATTGGTGTTTTCTTATTTAGATGAATTGGTGGATAAAAAAGAGGATGAAAAAGAAAGAACCAAAATAGGATTTAAAAAAGAAGATAATTAA
- a CDS encoding fumarylacetoacetate hydrolase family protein, producing the protein MKILGIGSNYVTDIKDIEDKKKGKKFIFSKPESSLAVNCDVAYPSAITNQLIYEVELVVKIGKEGKNITKEDANSYISEIAVGIDYTATDILKDARESKYPWEFAKGFDGAAPISSFKPVSNYNLGNIDFDLKINGEEKQKSNTAFMINDFADIIVFISKYMTLQPGDLIFTGTPALGKGEIFKGDQLQCSVNGELLLDFKMI; encoded by the coding sequence ATGAAAATATTAGGAATCGGAAGTAACTATGTTACTGACATAAAAGACATTGAAGATAAAAAGAAAGGCAAAAAGTTTATCTTTTCAAAACCCGAATCTAGTTTGGCTGTTAATTGTGATGTTGCTTACCCAAGTGCCATTACCAACCAATTAATTTACGAAGTAGAATTAGTAGTTAAAATAGGTAAAGAAGGAAAAAATATTACAAAAGAAGATGCAAACTCTTACATTTCTGAAATTGCTGTTGGTATCGATTATACGGCAACCGATATTTTAAAAGACGCTAGAGAAAGTAAATATCCTTGGGAATTTGCAAAAGGTTTTGATGGGGCTGCTCCTATTTCTAGTTTTAAACCAGTTTCTAATTATAATTTAGGCAATATAGATTTCGATTTAAAAATAAATGGAGAAGAAAAACAAAAAAGTAATACGGCATTTATGATTAACGATTTTGCTGATATTATTGTGTTTATTTCTAAATATATGACCTTACAACCTGGCGATTTAATTTTTACGGGAACACCTGCTTTAGGAAAAGGAGAAATTTTCAAAGGAGATCAACTACAATGTTCTGTAAATGGTGAATTGCTTTTAGATTTTAAAATGATATAA
- a CDS encoding GNAT family N-acetyltransferase has protein sequence MKIRLSKIEDVSEIMMIIDDAKNYLASLNIDQWQNGYPNTTQVENDINNKESYVVVNDKNTVMATSMFTTNPEPTYKVIDGNWLVDETKTYGVIHRMAIKKEFRKFGLATFLFDEFHQQLKKNNIQSLKIDTHEDNLGMQSLLKKLGYSYCGIIYTNYKAKRLAFEKVIS, from the coding sequence ATGAAAATTCGACTTTCCAAAATTGAAGATGTTTCAGAAATCATGATGATTATTGATGATGCTAAAAACTATTTGGCTTCCTTAAATATTGATCAATGGCAAAACGGATATCCGAATACTACACAAGTAGAAAATGACATCAATAATAAAGAAAGTTACGTTGTTGTAAATGATAAAAATACTGTCATGGCAACTTCCATGTTCACAACAAATCCAGAGCCAACCTACAAAGTTATTGATGGAAATTGGTTGGTTGATGAAACTAAAACTTACGGAGTTATCCATAGAATGGCTATTAAAAAAGAATTCAGAAAGTTTGGTTTAGCAACATTTTTATTTGATGAATTTCATCAACAATTAAAAAAGAATAACATTCAAAGTTTAAAGATTGATACACATGAAGATAATCTCGGAATGCAATCTTTACTCAAAAAATTGGGTTACAGCTATTGCGGAATTATTTATACCAATTACAAAGCAAAAAGATTAGCCTTTGAGAAAGTGATCTCTTAA
- a CDS encoding DNA topoisomerase IV subunit B, with protein MSQETKYTEDNIRSLDWKEHIRMRPGMYIGKLGDGSSADDGIYILVKEVLDNSIDEYVMGAGKTIEISIHGSKVIVRDYGRGIPLGKVVDVVSKMNTGGKYDSKAFKKSVGLNGVGTKAVNALSSFFRVESSRDGKSASAEFSQGNLENQDFLEESSRRKGTKVSFIPDEEIFKKYKFRNEYVAKMLKYYVYLNPGLTIIFNGEKFISENGLKDLLEDNNNVDDMLYPIIHLKGDDIEVAITHSKTQYSEEYHSFVNGQHTTQGGTHQSAFREAIVKTIREFYGKAFEASDIRKSIISAIAIKVMEPVFESQTKTKLGSTDMGGELPTVRTYINDFLKTKLDNYLHRNTDVADALHRKIVQAEKERKELSGIRKLAKDRAKKSSLHNKKLRDCRIHLGDTKKEAYLESTLFITEGDSASGSITKSRNVNTQAVFSLKGKPLNSYGLSKKIVYENEEFNLLQAALNIEDGLEDLRYNNIVIATDADVDGMHIRLLLITFFLQFFPELIKEGHLYILETPLFRVRNKKQTFYCYSDEEKRDAIAQLRGKPEITRFKGLGEISPNEFVHFIGNDIRLDPVMLDKEMSIEQMLEFYMGKNTPDRQKFIIENLKVELDTIEDEESLS; from the coding sequence ATGAGTCAAGAAACAAAATATACAGAAGATAATATCAGGTCTTTAGATTGGAAAGAGCATATAAGAATGCGTCCGGGAATGTACATTGGTAAATTAGGAGATGGTTCTTCTGCAGATGACGGAATTTACATTCTTGTAAAAGAAGTTTTAGACAATTCTATTGACGAATATGTTATGGGAGCGGGTAAAACCATTGAGATTTCTATACATGGTAGTAAAGTTATTGTTAGAGATTATGGTCGTGGAATTCCTTTAGGGAAGGTCGTTGACGTGGTTTCTAAAATGAATACTGGAGGTAAATACGACTCTAAAGCGTTTAAAAAATCTGTAGGTTTAAATGGTGTTGGTACAAAGGCAGTAAATGCCCTTTCATCTTTTTTTAGAGTAGAATCTTCTAGAGATGGTAAATCTGCTTCTGCAGAATTTAGCCAAGGAAACTTAGAAAATCAAGATTTTTTAGAAGAATCATCTCGTAGAAAGGGAACTAAAGTTTCTTTTATTCCGGATGAAGAAATTTTTAAGAAGTACAAATTCAGAAATGAGTATGTAGCTAAAATGTTAAAATATTATGTGTATTTAAATCCAGGTTTAACCATAATTTTTAACGGCGAAAAATTTATTTCAGAAAACGGACTGAAAGATTTATTGGAAGATAATAACAATGTAGATGATATGTTGTATCCCATAATTCACTTAAAAGGAGATGATATAGAAGTTGCCATTACACATAGTAAAACGCAATATTCAGAAGAATATCATTCTTTTGTGAATGGGCAACATACTACACAAGGAGGTACGCATCAATCTGCGTTTAGAGAAGCTATTGTAAAAACCATTAGAGAGTTTTACGGAAAAGCTTTTGAAGCTTCAGATATTAGAAAATCTATTATTTCTGCAATAGCCATTAAAGTGATGGAGCCTGTTTTTGAAAGTCAGACGAAAACAAAATTAGGTTCTACAGATATGGGAGGTGAGTTACCAACCGTAAGAACTTATATTAATGATTTCTTAAAAACGAAGTTAGATAATTACTTACACAGAAATACGGATGTTGCTGATGCGTTACATAGAAAAATTGTTCAGGCAGAGAAAGAACGAAAAGAACTTTCTGGAATTCGGAAATTAGCAAAAGACAGAGCTAAGAAATCTAGTTTACACAACAAAAAATTACGTGATTGTAGAATACATTTAGGAGATACAAAAAAAGAAGCATATTTAGAGTCTACACTTTTTATAACAGAGGGAGATTCTGCATCTGGTTCTATTACTAAATCTAGAAACGTAAATACACAAGCAGTTTTTAGTTTAAAAGGAAAACCTTTAAATTCTTACGGATTAAGTAAGAAAATTGTATACGAAAATGAAGAATTTAATCTTTTACAGGCCGCTTTAAATATAGAAGATGGTTTAGAAGATTTACGATATAACAATATTGTAATTGCTACCGATGCCGATGTAGATGGTATGCACATTCGTTTGTTATTGATTACCTTTTTCTTGCAATTTTTCCCTGAGTTGATAAAAGAAGGACATTTATATATTTTAGAAACTCCGTTGTTTAGAGTCCGAAATAAAAAACAAACGTTCTATTGTTATTCTGATGAAGAAAAAAGAGATGCTATTGCGCAATTAAGAGGAAAACCAGAAATAACTCGATTTAAAGGTTTGGGTGAGATTTCTCCAAACGAATTTGTTCATTTTATAGGAAACGACATTCGTTTAGATCCTGTAATGTTAGATAAAGAAATGTCTATTGAGCAAATGCTAGAGTTTTATATGGGGAAAAATACCCCAGATAGACAGAAGTTTATTATCGAGAATTTAAAAGTTGAGTTGGATACTATTGAGGATGAAGAGAGTTTATCATAA
- the lysA gene encoding diaminopimelate decarboxylase, whose protein sequence is MENTQLIELANKYGSPLYVYDTDKIESQYNRLTNAFSSVKNLKLNYAVKALSNINILKFFKNLGSGLDTVSFQEVQLCLTTGIEPHDIIYTPNGVSLDEIEAVAKLGVQINIDNLNILEQFGQKHPNIPVCVRINPHIMAGGNSKISVGHIDSKFGISIHQVPHIKRVVENTGMNINGIHMHTGSDILDIDTFLRASDILFDVAKQFENIDFIDFGSGFKVPYKVGDISTDIEQLGIQLSERFNGFCKEYGKDITLMFEPGKFLVSEAGVFLAKVNVVKQTTSTVFAHVDSGFNHLVRPMMYDSYHHITNISNPKGRDRYYSVVGYICETDTFASNRRISEISEEDILCFHNAGAYCFSMASNYNSRYLPAEVMVHKGKDYVIRKRQTIEDILNNQEIIDFPKESKASKNQKIEA, encoded by the coding sequence GTGGAAAACACACAATTAATAGAATTAGCAAATAAATACGGAAGTCCTTTATATGTTTACGATACAGATAAAATTGAATCGCAGTACAATAGATTAACAAATGCTTTTAGTAGCGTTAAAAACTTAAAGTTAAATTATGCTGTAAAAGCACTTTCTAACATTAATATTTTAAAGTTTTTTAAAAATTTAGGATCTGGTTTAGATACAGTTTCTTTTCAAGAAGTACAATTGTGTTTAACAACCGGAATTGAACCTCATGATATTATTTATACTCCAAATGGAGTTTCTTTAGATGAAATTGAGGCAGTTGCTAAGTTAGGTGTTCAAATTAATATTGACAACCTTAATATTTTGGAACAATTTGGACAAAAACATCCAAATATTCCTGTTTGTGTGCGTATTAACCCACATATTATGGCTGGTGGAAATTCTAAAATTTCCGTAGGTCATATCGATTCTAAATTTGGTATTTCAATTCACCAAGTTCCTCACATTAAACGTGTGGTGGAAAATACAGGAATGAATATCAATGGAATTCACATGCATACGGGTTCTGATATTTTAGACATTGATACTTTTTTACGTGCATCGGATATTTTATTTGATGTTGCTAAGCAATTCGAAAATATCGATTTTATCGATTTTGGAAGCGGATTTAAAGTACCTTATAAAGTAGGAGATATTTCTACAGATATAGAACAATTAGGAATACAACTTTCCGAACGTTTTAATGGGTTTTGTAAAGAGTATGGCAAAGACATTACGTTAATGTTTGAACCTGGAAAATTCTTAGTTTCTGAAGCTGGCGTATTTTTAGCAAAAGTAAATGTTGTAAAACAAACAACTTCTACTGTTTTTGCACATGTAGATTCTGGTTTTAATCATTTGGTAAGACCAATGATGTACGATTCTTATCATCATATTACTAACATTTCTAATCCTAAAGGAAGAGATCGTTATTATTCTGTAGTTGGTTATATTTGTGAAACAGATACATTTGCCTCTAACCGAAGAATTTCAGAAATTTCTGAAGAAGATATTTTATGCTTCCACAATGCGGGTGCATATTGTTTTTCTATGGCATCTAACTACAACTCTCGCTATTTACCTGCAGAAGTTATGGTGCACAAAGGAAAAGATTACGTAATTAGAAAAAGACAAACCATAGAGGATATTTTAAACAATCAGGAAATTATTGATTTTCCTAAAGAAAGTAAAGCTTCTAAAAATCAAAAAATAGAAGCATAA